Proteins found in one Lutimonas zeaxanthinifaciens genomic segment:
- the miaA gene encoding tRNA (adenosine(37)-N6)-dimethylallyltransferase MiaA: MKSKHLITVVGPTGIGKTRLGIVLAQAFQTEIISCDSRQFYTEMSIGTAVPSEEELNTVKHHFIQNRSIFEDYSVGAFEEDALQLLSELFTKYDSVIMVGGSGLYVDAVTKGLDEFPHTDPEIRSRLKMKLEKEGIGSLQNELKKRDPKSYERIDLENKQRLIRALEVCIGSGKPYSQFLGINKKHRPFKNIKIGIAAERELVYERINQRVDLMIKSGLVEEARGLFQHKHLNALQTVGYKELFAYFDGKTDLNFAIEEIKKNTRRFAKRQGTWFRRDKDITWFDCDSDIDQIIDFVSKKINS; encoded by the coding sequence ATGAAATCGAAACATTTAATCACCGTAGTAGGCCCTACCGGGATTGGAAAAACCAGGCTCGGCATTGTTCTGGCCCAAGCTTTTCAAACGGAAATAATTTCTTGTGATTCCAGACAGTTCTACACGGAGATGAGCATAGGAACCGCAGTTCCTTCTGAAGAAGAACTTAATACGGTTAAGCATCATTTCATTCAAAACAGGTCCATTTTTGAGGATTACAGTGTTGGTGCCTTTGAAGAAGATGCCTTACAACTACTGTCAGAACTTTTTACGAAGTATGATTCGGTTATCATGGTCGGAGGAAGCGGACTCTATGTGGACGCCGTTACAAAAGGCCTGGATGAGTTTCCTCATACCGATCCTGAAATACGGTCACGTCTAAAAATGAAATTAGAAAAAGAAGGAATTGGATCGCTTCAGAACGAACTTAAAAAAAGGGATCCGAAATCTTATGAACGCATCGACCTCGAAAACAAACAAAGATTGATACGAGCCCTTGAAGTTTGCATTGGATCTGGAAAGCCCTATTCGCAATTTCTTGGCATCAACAAAAAACACAGGCCTTTCAAAAATATAAAAATTGGAATTGCAGCAGAGCGTGAGCTGGTCTATGAAAGAATAAATCAAAGGGTTGATTTGATGATTAAATCCGGTTTAGTGGAAGAAGCCAGAGGCCTTTTTCAACACAAACATCTGAATGCACTGCAAACTGTAGGTTATAAAGAACTGTTTGCGTACTTTGATGGTAAAACAGATTTGAATTTTGCCATAGAAGAAATTAAAAAAAATACAAGAAGATTTGCGAAAAGGCAAGGTACGTGGTTTAGAAGAGATAAAGATATCACTTGGTTTGACTGTGATTCGGATATAGATCAAATCATAGATTTTGTATCAAAAAAAATAAATTCCTGA